In Mesoplodon densirostris isolate mMesDen1 chromosome 15, mMesDen1 primary haplotype, whole genome shotgun sequence, the DNA window aaataataaaaatgcaaactttacctcttcccttttccttttttcattcagttttttcttcttttcctttttggcctTCTGCTTTGACcaagctttattttttatgaattttcttctcccttcattttctgttttctcttttctttgttgcTCCAATAGCTTCTGCCTCTGCTTTTCtctgattttatctttaaatGGAATGGTGTCTGTACTGACGTCCACAGGCACAAAATCTGGAAACTGCTTTCCTCTCAGCTCTGGCATCTTGGGCATCCTCAGCAGGGCAAAACCTCGAGCAAGACTTGCAAAATCGAGATCTGATTAAACCAAAACATTGCAGTTAGCACAACCAAAATAGGATTATAAGCATCAACCCACAGAACATTCATAGCAATATAATTTTGTCTACCTAAATGATCTAATGGGCTcattttaattagaattaaaataattacatttttactAAAAAGGAATACCCAGCAGCCAGTGTATTCTCTGTCTACTCAAACCCAAGGAagactgtctttattttattttattttattggctgcgctgcacagcacatgggatcttagttccccgaccagggatcgaacccatgccccctgcagtggaagctcggagtccgaaccaccggaccaccagggaattcccaggaagactttcttttaaatgtttagaaTACATTAAACCTGGCATAGGCCTgacattcttataaaacaaagcAGTTTCATACTTGTAATACTTCTAAAACCATCAGATGTTTCAGATGGAGATACAATTATGTGAAGAAGTCCAACTTACCCTTTAATCTGAAGATGAGGTTACACTCATGCTTTGCATAAGCCTGGACGTACGACACAAAAGCTTTCATGCCCTTTTCAAACACAGCTCTGTCGGCCAGGGCCATGGACTTGAGCTTTGGAAGGAGGTCTACTGTGTTCTTCTGGACTTTCATCTCCTGCAGGGGGCACTGCACAGGGACCACAGCGTCACTTCTGGCTGGAATCACCTCATCCCCAAGGCTACTCCATAAGAGCCAGTGCCAATAAAACCAAAGGCAGAACAATCCATTTTAATCTTAAAGCAGAGGCCTGGAAGCCCAAATCCAAGCAAAGTATTTTACTTGGtccagaaagtatttttaaaaatttaaagcaaagtttaaaatgagattttaccTAACAATCCTGATTTCTGGTTGGAAAGCACAGTAACATAGGGCTATGCTCCCAACTAGTGATGCTTAGCTGGGGCCGAGCAGTGGCCGTACCCCAGAGCCTCTCCACAGCCATAAAGCCAGCCAGGTTCCCGCACGAACATCACCAGCCTGGCCCCTGTGTGTCTGCAACCCCTAATCTAAGTTCTGGACCCCACTTGCTGGAAAAGAACTTTTTCAACTACCCCAGCACTGGACATTCCATAGGAAAAAGGAAGACAGCTTACTTTCTGGTTAATTGCAAGGAAGTTGACGTACGACTCTTCCATGGGAAGGAGAAACACAAGCGCGCTGCCGCCGTGGCCGATGCGGGCTGTGCGGCCACAGCGATGCACGAAGGCACTGTGAACAACAAGGGGCGGGAACACGGTCACCACGTGACGGTGGCCGAGCAGAGCACAGGCCTGCAGCCGCACGGCACCCGAGGAGCTCCATCCCAACCCGCCGCTTATTAGTGTGATAGAAGAGCTGGCGATTAAAGTACACATGCAAACCAGAGAGGGCTCTGTTAGACATTTACTGtgaactataaaacttttaaatttatgccTATCTGATGGTACAGGTAGGAGGATGCAGTCTcagtagaaaatttgaaaaacaatgaaaagcgtaaaaaagaaaataaaagtgaccTATGAggacccaccccctcccccaggaagtAACAACTATTGCTTAGGAGTTTGTATTTACAGGTGTTTTCCTATGTTTGGAGGCATTTATCAGAAATACATGCTTGCTTTCAGAGAATAACTGACATCTTCATATATGCTGTATATATTGTTCTCCTTTAAACACTCTATCATGTGCATTTCTGcaagaactttaaaaagtatttgagggacttccctgatggcccagtggttaaagactctgcacttccaatgcaggggacatgggttccctccctggtcaaggaagtaagatcccacatgctgtgcggcacagccaaaaaatttaaaaataaataagtaaataaaaaagatctattaaaaagtatttgaaaatgacTGAAATTTCTGCATAATGTAGTATCACTATTGACCTATCAATGATAACTCACCAGTTCCCCTATTTTTGCTATTTCGTAATGTTTTGACAACCATCATCATGTTTTCTTCCTCAGGATTCCTATATCATTAGCCTAGATTCCTAGACAGAGCGGGTAACATTCTCTCATGCTGTACCTGGCATTGCTGGGAGGGTCGTACTGCAAAACCCAGTTTACTTCAGGAATATCTATTCCTCGGGCCATCACGTCAGTGCACACTAAAATCCCactagaaaatgagaaaacaccACGCTGAGTAAGGAGGCCACTGTTTCCCTCACCATCAAGCAGTCTTTACTGAGGGACGACAGTAATAACACAGGTTGCAGAATCTCTCACAGAAGCAAATATATAGGAAtaacattttgatttttcttcctcCTAAGAACCTCTAGGACTTTACAAGTTCTCAATGAAATCTGTAAAGAGGTGGGGAGGAGACaccaaaaagattttttaaattagcataTTTCCagtgagggaaaagaaaagaaaaaaaaaccccacagtattTGGTCTAATCCTttgcagccatttaaaaaaaacaaatgaaattttccCTCCCAGACTGTCATGTATCCATCAATTCTATCACTTGGCCTAAAAGACTGCTTTTAACATAGCCAGAAGGCTCAGTGATTAAGAAACACAGAGAAGTGTTATTTCTATGCACAATCAAGTTACGATCACTAGAGCCACAAGTCCCCTACAGCCTAGCCACCAGCTGACAATCTACAGCCTTTAATGGGTCGCTCCTGTCTGTTCTGTCATTCAACGAACAGCTACCAAAGCCCCACTGGGGGAGTGAACACAACACACAGGTTCCCGTTCTTATGGAGCTTACAACCTAGCAGGGAAGTTGACAGATAAGGAAGTCAGTGTAGCAAAGTGTCATGGGGTCAGGACAGAGGGCAGGGGCTCTGGATGTTTACACAGAGCAGATGTGATAACCAggttggaggaggaagagagttccaggcaggGAAACACATGTGAGGGTTTCGAGGCAGAGTGACCTGCAAAAGAGCAGAGTGGCTGGAGATCCGCCATCTCCAAGGAAGCCAACCCACCTTTGCAACGTGCGGAACTCCGTGAAGATCTTATTGCGCTTGTATTTCATCTTTCCGTGAATGCACATTACCTTCACGCCCTTCACCAGGGCCTCCAGAGCCTTTCCATAGTACTCCACGCAGGCGCAAGTGCTGCGAGAGGGAACAGAGGGCTTAGAGCCGTAGGCCGCCTTGGTCCTCCTGcgatggggggagggaggccgCGAGCACTAGATGCAGTGGGGACCACCCGGTCGTCCCGGGAGACTGCAGAGAACGGCTGTGCATATCATCTGCAACTAAGCTCTCGGCCAGGGGAAGGCCAATCTTTTGACAAAACAACTTCAGCAGGAGTTAAAACCCAAACGTGTTCCTCCTGCCTAAAGCTGTTCTAGCAAGGGGATCTCCCTGGCTCCCTGAGGAACCAATTAAATTGAAGGAGTCCTTCCCAACAGAACAATGACATCTTAAATACAGCTTTACTCCTGCTTTTCCTTCAGGAACTGCTTCTTCCCCAGGCAGTGCAGTTCCCAAGGGCTCAGCAGAAGTCAGACCTACCAGGTCCTCTATCCTAGACACTGGACTTGGAGTCGAGGgcaaaaggggactggagcaggGTCATCCCAATGAGGCTGTGCCCTAAAGAGACGGCCATCTGGGTCCCCCAGATCCTGTCTTCCCTAGAGGTGGTGCACCCAACTTTCTCTTTGAGTCTGTGAGCTCCCTACCCAGCCCCCTTCTAATAAAGTTCACCTTTTTTATTTGAGGGATTCCAAAGGGATGTCACATCCTTTTGGAGATGAGGGACCTGAAGATTCCAGAGAGGCAGTATGAGTGAGTGGCAGAGGAGAACCAGAAGGAAGGTTTGATTCCATCTCCCATGTTCTCCCACTACACCAGGCTGCAGGATTCCAATCTGGGCTAACTCCTGTCTAAATCTCCTATCTTAAACACCTGTGCTAACTGACTGCTGCCAGATTCCCCAGATTCCACCAAGAGTCACATCAGTACATAATAAAGCAGTTTTGCACACTAGGGTCACAACCCACAGATCCTGAAAGCAATCTGGTGGGTTCTGAAATCAATTTTGTGAGTCTGGACCAGCATTTTTAACAAATTAGAGCAGAGCGGAACAGAACACATCAGAATGCATCCCACCTAGTCAAATGCGGTtttatgatgtgtgtgtgtgtgtgtgtgtgtgtgtgtgtgtacacgtacaCACTGTGGGACAGTACAGCTAATGCATTTTATTGCTGACATGATGGatggaaaagaaacataaaattattttgctaCTGCCAAAAAGACAACACCACAGGTATAtctggaggaggaaaaaaacagcCCAAAGGATGCACACAACTGTTCCTGTCTTGCGCTCTGACAACAGGACACACCCCAGTGTGGCAGACACTAGGCTGGCACACCAAACACCCTCCCAACCACTTCCTCCTTCACCTCCCTCTACTACAGAGGCTGGGACAGCTACtcacttgttttttttcccatctcCTAAAGTGAGGGGCCGCTGGGTGACCCACCTTTGGCCCATACAATGAAAACAGAAGTCAGCTTGGGAGGGGGCTGTCTGAGAACGCTTTTTGcttttctgatgaaaagggtcggATATAGCAAGCActgcccttccccctctctctgcctttcctctTTTATCTGCTTTCAGTGCAAACGTGGCAGCACATGTCACAGTGGTCATCTTAAAACTAGGAGGTGACCTACGGGAAGGAAAGGCCAAGACAGTTAAAGAAACACTGGTCTTGACGTTGCTGAGACAGAAACCAATGTCAGGAACTGCCTACCTCTGGACTTCTTTTTACAGGAGAAAAATACACCCCTCCAGCTTGAGCTGCAGAAGTCATTTGCAGCCAAACACTTTCCTAACAGACAAACAACCTGAAGGGAATTCCAAACCTGAAGGCTACACACATGTGCATGTTCTGGGTGTGGCTGAACCCCAGAAGTATTACCTGAAGAAGACCAGGTGTTTTTCCTGCTTATGATTTCGAAGAAAATGTACCAGCTGATTAAATTTCTCATCTGTCTTACATACctacaaaataaaaaggaaaaccaataaaataaaaacaaatttgctGACAATAATAACCCCATAGCTATTTTCAGTTTCGGCCTTCAATTTTAAGGAATCTCATTTCCTCCATGAAAAGGGACAGACTTTCGTCACAATGTTACTGAGTCTACCAAGATGAGAATAAACATCAGCCTGGGCTGTTGACACACGTAAGTCACAAGGTCATGTAACTGAGGACAGGGAGTCACCCAGTGCAGTAAGTACCTCCCAAACCCCAACATGCAGACAGCGCCATGCCGGCCATAACACCATCCCCAGGGGAGGTCTTTAAAATGCAGATCATTGGACACAGCATACAGATTACGATTCATAGCTGTGGAACTGGACCCAAGGGTCCATATTACTTAAGAgtgcccaggggcttccctggtggcgcagtggttgagagtccacctgccaatgcaggggacgcaggttcgtgccccggtccgggaagatcccacatgccgtggagcggctgggcccgtgagccatggccgctgagcctgcgcatccggagcctgtgctccgcaaagggagaggcccgcgtaccgggggaaaaaaaaaaaaagagtgcccaGGAGATCCTGAGGCACAGCCATGCTCAGAAATCACTGCTCTAAGGTAAACACAGGTCTCCACAGCAGAATGCACACAATTATTTCACAGACCTCCATGGAGACAGACGCCAGTCTCTCTTAATAAAGCAACCAAGTGCTCCTAAATTGGAAACATTTAAGTCCACCTGAATGCATCCCCCTATTTTTACCCTAACCAAACCCTCAGTCTGGGACTTCTTTCTCGCGCACTCAGACATCTCTAAATGCAGTCACTTAAATGAACGCAAAAGGGCAGAGTGCAGCAGCGGCCACAGTGGGCTCCAAAGCTAACTTATTACTACTTACGACACACTCAGCACCAGCCTAAAACCATCTGTACTGATAAACCAATCCTCCACCAACCCTACGAAATGCGTGCTCACAGAGCCCCCATTTTACAAGTGGTGAACTAGTGCAGTTAGGAAGGGACAAAGCCTAGCTGTGCACCTGGGCGGCCTTGCCCTTGCACctctgctcttaaccactacactatccaccacctcctccctcccctgggaAAAGCCGGCCTAACTTTCCCAGCCCGGCTGCAAGCAGAAATAGCAACACCGGGTATAACACCTCCTGTCTAATTTCAAATGCATCCTCCAGGCAGCTGCAGCAGAGGTGGTTTTCTGACCTGCAAACTCTTCTGCCTTCAATCTCCCCATGAATCGACACAAAGGACCGTGACCTCATCGCCCTCACAGTCCGCAGCACGAGGGACACTGGTCTGGAAACGGCCCACTTCTTCGTGACTGCGTCACTGTGTTCAGGAGCTGAGTAGCCCCTCTCGGCCAAAAGAAAAGCCCCATCTCCTGGCTGACGATTTCGATGTGCCTTGTCAAGCACTGACACTGGCCTGCGGGTTCTCCCAGTCCCCAAATGGCACTGCCACCCTGGCTGACCATTCTCTCTAGATGCCCCTTGGCCCAACCCAGTGACGGCAGAGAACAGAAGAGGGCGGCCTCATTACTAACAATCACATTTCCAAAAGCCCTCCCGCTGCTTTGTGAGGAAACTACAAGTCAGGGCAGCTAGGATTTACTGCTGCGAATTCAGCAACTCCCAGCTGTAAATCGAAAAACACCATTTAGGTTACAGAGCAGAACACTGTCGCCCAACAAAGTCTCCTTCAGAGAGGCCATAATTCGATTTTGTTTCACCTGCACGTCTGGCTGTGCCCTTCTCTAACTCAGGCTCATGTTAACGGGCCGGGAACCCAGCATGTTCCGTGCCTGCACCCGGCACAACCCACGTACATGTAATAAAAACATTTGATCACTTGGCGATAGAGGTACATACACACCGTCCTTGGAGACTATGCTTAAAATACAGTTATGCCTGCGTTAACTTCCTTATTCACTTACTTGCTGAATGACAAGCATCATCACACATAGCGTGTATCCTAGCTCTGTCCCcaaatgcattttgtttttaattaattaattaatttttatttttggctgtgttgggtcttccttgctgcacgcaggctttctctagttgcagcgagcaggggctactctttgttgcggtgcacgggcttctcattgtggtggcttctcttgttgcagagcacgggctctaggtgtgtgggcttcagtagttgtggctcacgggctctagagcacaggctcagtagttgtggtgcacgggcttagttgctccacagcatgtgggaccttcctggaccagggctcgaacccatgtcccctgcattagcaggcagattcttaaccactgcgccaccaggggagccccccaaatgcattttaaaatgtgccacagggctcccctggtggcgcagtggttgagagtccacctgctgatgcaggggacacgggttcgtgccccggtccgggaggatcccacatgctgtggagcggctgggcccgtgagccatggccgctgggcctgcgcatccagagcctgtgctctgcaacgggaggggccacaccagtgagaggcccgcataccgcaaaaaaaaaaaaaaaaaaagaaaaaatgtgccaCACGGTATCATTTTATAGATTTAGTTTCCTAGAAAACTGAAAGCCAGTCTCTAGAGCACTTATTTTTggcttgcttatttttttttttggccgcaccgcacagcatgcagaatcttagttccccaaccagggatcaaagccgTGTCcccgcagtggaagcacagaggcttaaccactggacagccagggaagtcccatttccttgtttatttgttttaattgctAAAAGTTAACATATATCAGTGAGAAAACTGTACACCATATTGATAAAACTTGGAAAATCTAATAAGTTGTTAAAACAATCATTTTAGCTgatcatttaaaaggaaaaacaggacttccctggcagtccaatggttaggactccacgcttccactgcagggggcgggttcgatccctggtcgggggactaagatcccgcatgctatgCGGCGTGGCCCCCAAGAAAACATAACTAAGCTTACTGAAAGCAGTTCAAGtcaaaaaaaattagtaatttttttcagtaaattgctttggcttttaatacttgttttattttttccagctttactgaggtataattggcaaataaaaattgtatatatttaagcaTATTTACACGT includes these proteins:
- the DDX55 gene encoding ATP-dependent RNA helicase DDX55 isoform X2 — its product is MEHVTEGSWESLPVPLHPRVLGVLRELGFPYMTPVQSATIPLFMKNKDVAAEAVTGSGKTLAFIIPILEILLRREEKLKKSQVGAIIITPTRELAVQIDEVLSRFTKPFPQFSQILWIGGRNPGEDVARFKEHGINTILEFLPKQRRTGLFSATQTQEVENLVRAGLRNPVRVSVKEKGAAASSTQKTPSRLENYYMVCKTDEKFNQLVHFLRNHKQEKHLVFFSTCACVEYYGKALEALVKGVKVMCIHGKMKYKRNKIFTEFRTLQSGILVCTDVMARGIDIPEVNWVLQYDPPSNASAFVHRCGRTARIGHGGSALVFLLPMEESYVNFLAINQKCPLQEMKVQKNTVDLLPKLKSMALADRAVFEKGMKAFVSYVQAYAKHECNLIFRLKDLDFASLARGFALLRMPKMPELRGKQFPDFVPVDVSTDTIPFKDKIREKQRQKLLEQQRKEKTENEGRRKFIKNKAWSKQKAKKEKKKKLNEKRKREEGSDIEDEDMEELLNDTRLLKKFRKGKITEEEFEKGLLTSGKRSVKTADLGISDLEDDC